acagagagccaaatcatgaatgaacttccattcacaattgcttcaaagagaatcaaatacctaggaatccaacttacaagggatgtaaaggacctcttcaaggagaactacaaaccactgctcagtgaaataaaagaggacacaaacaaatggaagaacataccatgctcatggataggaagaatcaatatcgtgaaaatggccatactgcccaaggtaatttatagattcaatgccatccccatcaagctaccaatgagtttcttcacagaattggaaaaaactgctttaaagttcatatggaaccaaaaaagagcccgcatctccaagacaatcctaagtcaaaagaacaaagctggaggcatcacgctacctgacttcaaactatactacaaggctacagtaaccaaaacagcatggtactggtaccaaaacagagatatagaccaatggaacagaacagagtcctcagaaataataccacacatctacagccatctgatctttgacaaacctgagagaaacaagaaatggggaaaggattccctatttaataaatggtgctgggaaaattggctagccataagtagaaagctgaaactggatcctttccttactccttatacgaaaattaattcaagatggattagagacttaaatgttagacctaataccataaaaatcctagaggaaaacctaggtagtaccattcaggacataggcatgggcaaagacttcatgtctaaaacaccaaaagcaacggcagcaaaagctaaaattgacaaatgggatctaattaaactaaagagcttctgcacagcaaaagaaactaccatcagagtgaacaggcaacctacagaatgggagaaaatttttgcaatctactcatctgacaaagggctaatatccagaacctacaaagaactcaaacaaatttacaagaaaaaaacaaacaaccccatcgaaaagtgggcaaaggatatgaacagacatttctcaaaagaagacattcatacagccaacagacatatgaaaaaatgctcatcattactggccatcagagaaatgcaaatcaaaaccacaatgagataccatctcacaccagttagaatggcaatcattaaaaggtcaggaaacaacaggtgctggagaggatgtggagaaataggaacacttttacactgttggtgggattgtaaactagttcaaccattatggaagacagtatggcgattcttcaaggatctagaactagatgtaccatatgaccctgccaaacaatttttaaagtttttataccAGTTTACACTCCCATTAGCAATATTTAAGAGTCCAAATTGCTCTACATCTTTGCCAAAATTTTGAATTgttagacattttaattttagccattgacaattttctttatatattaatcatttattagttttgtatctatatatgtgttttggGTATCTATATTTCACCCATTTTTCTTAGGTCTCATTTTACTTAAgatgttatttatgttttttgcttcttggtttgggtttttttaatttatttactcatttgctaaaaatttattgaacatctattttTTGCCAAGCATATACTGATGggacctttttatttttttgagacaggtctcgctgtcactcaggctggagtgcagtggcacaatcgtggctcactgcagtcttggcatcctgggctcaaacaatcttcctacctaagcctccactgtagctgggaccgcaggtgtgtACCAACATGGctgactattttttattttttacttttttgtatagatggaggtctcactatgtttcccaggctgacttcaaactcctgggctcaagtgcccCTCTCACATTGGCCCACCATAGTGTTGGAAtcatgggtgtgagccactgcatctggccaggatttcttcttaaaaaatttttttgttgattcataataattgtaaatatctatgggatacatgtaatattttgatacatgcacaAAATGTGTATTggtcaaatcaggataattaggaCATCCATCATCTgataaataataagtatttatcatttctttgtgttgggaacattcaaaatcttcttttATAGCAatattgaaatatacaacaaattactagtagtagtcaccctactgtgtgATTGAACACTAGAACTAATTCCTTCTATCTAACCGTATTTTGGTACCCATTAATTAACATTTCCCTGCactctacccttcccagcctgatAATCACTATTCTATTCACTACATGCATGAGATGAgttttttagttcccacatattagtgagaacatgtgatactcatcttactgtgcctggcttatttcacttaacgtaatgttcTGCAGTTCCTCccctgttgttgcaaatgacagaatttcattctttttatagctgaattatattcctttgtgtgCATGcgtcatattttctttatcttttattgatGGAcatgggttgattccatatcttgggtCTCGttaatagtgctacaataaacatgagaatgcagaGATCTTTTCAATATACAGATATTCTTTCTTTTGGACATGtacccagcagtaggattgctggaccatatggtagttttattttaagctttttgagaaatgttcatactgttttccatagtggctgtactaatttacattccattCAACAGGGTAtatgagtttccttttctttgcatccttgccagcgtttgctatttatgtatttttttataatagttattttaactgggatgagattatatctcattgtggttttgatttgcatttccctgatgactagaaatattgagcttttttttttcatataccctggccattcattcatgtatcttcttttgagaaatgtgtattcttatttttttgctatttttcaatcaaattatgtggttttttttctattgagttgtttgagtttcttatatattctggttattactcccttgtcagatggatattttgaaaatatttttcccattgtgtaAGTTGTCTCTTTACcctattgtttgttttctttgctgtgaagaagctttttagcgTAATGTgttcccatttgtctacttttgcttttgttgcctgtgttttcgagggcttaaaaataaaatctttgctcagaccaatgtcctaaaGCCTCTTCCCACTTTtgtctagtagtttcatagtttcaggtcttacatttaagtctttagttcctttttatttgatttctgtatatggtgagagataggggtccagttttattctttctcatacaaatatccagctttcccagcatcatttattgaagagtctgTCCTTTCCCTAATGTATGTTTTTGGTGCCTTTGTTGcaaatgagttggctgtaaaagtgtggatttatttctgggttctctattctgttccattggtttgttGTGTCTATATTTATGACAGTACCATGCAACTTTGTAGTACATTTTGtcatcaggtagtgtgatgcctccagctttgttctttttgctcaggatcattttggctatttgggatcttttgtaGTTTCATAAAAGTTTTAGGatactgttttctgtttctgtgaagaatgtcattggtattttgatagagattgcattgaatatgtagatttctttgggtcatataaacattttaacaatattgattcttctaatccataagcatggaatatatttccattttggggttctcttcatctctttcattagtgtttttatagtttttattgcacagatctttcacttctttggttaaatttattcctagatgttgtattattttcttgtagctattgtaaatgggattgttgtcttgattttttaaaattgcctgctgctggtgtacagaaatgctactaatttatGTATGTTGATTTTGCTTCATGCAACTTTGCTTAATTTGTttgttagttctaacagttttttgtggagtctttaggttctTGTAAATGTAAGATAATGTCTTCTGTGAACAAAGATATAAATTAGCaacttttttttccaatatgtatgtcctttatttctttctcttgcagaATTGCTCCgggtaggacttccagtactatgttgaatatggtttttaaaaataattttctctacaCTTTAGATTATGGTAAAACATACATAacataatatttactattttacctatttttaagtCTGCAGTTCAGGAGCATTAAGTACAATTACACTGTTGTGAACCATCATCACCATACATctccagaatattttatttttcttgaactgaaactccatacacattaaacaataacttcctTTCCTCCCTACCCCAAGTCTCTGAAAACCAtgtttctgctttctgtctttgtgaATGTGACTGCTCTAGATACCTAAtttaagtagaatcatacaatatttgttcttttttatctggcattttcacttaatgttttcaaggttcaaccTTGTTGTATGTGTCAAAATTGCATCCCTTTTAAAGCTTAAAAATtcctttcattatatatatatttatataatacacattatatatatgttatgcatatatgttatacatattatatataatgaaaaatgttatatatatacacatatatattacattttatttatccattcatccatcaatgggcTTTTGGGCTGTTTCTAACTTTTgcttattgtgaataatgctgttatgaacaagGATATACAAATACTTGTTTGAGACCCTGCCTTCAactttttgggtatatactcagaagtggaattgcttaattatatggtaattctatgtttaatgttttgaggaactgccatactgttttccattatggctgtaccattttacaattCTCAGCAATGCACAAGAGTTTCGATTTTCCATGTCTTCATCAATACttattttctatgtgtgtgtgtatgttttttaatgATAGCTATCCTAATGAATGTAGTATGTAACTGTGGTTTGGaattgcatttccctaatcagtgatgttgagcatattttgaCGTCATTACTGGCCActtgtttctcttctttgtaGAAATCTTTATTCCAGTCCTTTGGCCATTTTTGAATTggtgtgttttccttttcttagttattgatttgtagaagtcttttatatattttagatattaatctcttattatcatatatatgatttgcaaatattttctccaaaaaaatTGTCTCTTAAAGCTGTTGATAGTATTTTTTGATGCACGAAAACTTCTAATTTTGAAAAAGTccaatttgtctgttttcttttgttgtctatGCCTTTGCAgtcatatcttttttgttttatgtaacaAAACAGAGCATTTCCCTTGTGGTTTCTGTGAATGCCTGTATGACTCTGAGGACTCTTCATTCTTAAAAGTAGataaaaatactttctctttgtcctttctAATAGTTTAACtgcataatatatttaaataacaatacattttattttaaataatgtatcgCATTTTGGAGAGTGCTTAAAAATATTGCAATATACTAACAAGAGGGAAAAGTTTGTAAAACCGTttattccagttttatttttctaaacctCCAGCCtaaacacaaacatatatatatatatatatataaccaaattagaaagaaaaggacCAAAATGTCCACGTTGGTGCTCTATGGGTTGTGAGGCTTCTAGTGATTTCTGTGGTACTctaaaaattatctcattttccaaattttctaaaatgagcaTAAATAGTATTTATTATCTGAAAACTCCAAGGAATATTGCaactacagaaatagaaaagggaAACTTAGAATGGGTGGGACTCATAACTATGGAATCACCAGACTGAGATATGAGtctcaaaatttaattttgtaaatactGTAATGATATGTAGTACACaggaataaaataagtaaaaggaaaaatttatcTACAAACTGacagaatctagaaataaatacaaCAGTATGTAAACAGTTTTAATATCTGTGATAGTaacaaattattctttaaatctgaaaaataatagtcacttaaaatttttaaaaattgttcaattaATAAATGATCCAAATTAGAAATATGAACAAACTAAACCTCGCCAATGATTACTATAGAGAGGAAATTTTAATTACTGCAAAGCATTCCACCCAATGAATGCCTTATCAAATAGTTTAACCATTTCTTTAATGCTGAGatttagattatttccaattAACTCAAAAGCATCAAGCAAATGTTATGATTTCTAAGAATAAACATAACTTTCcattttgacttttatatatatatgtatatttctaaagGCTATTAAAGCCAGCATTAAGGAGAAGCAGAAAGTCAGTATTGGAACTGGGGTTATTTATAAGCCAGGCAGCTGGTTAATTGAGGTGAATTGTCTGGTGTGTTTACTTGCCACGTAGTTGTATACACCATACTGGTTTTTCATAACAGGCCCTCATTCGCCCCCACTGCCATCggacttcctcctcctcccctcacaGGAAATGTTTCTAGAATTTTTCAATCTAAAATCGTATAGGTTGTGAAAAATGCAGACAAACAtaatatagaatatttaaataactgaCACACCAcctaaagaccatcaatgctaatTCCTGGTGTTTTTAATCTTTGAAGGGTTTGTTTATCAGCTCTTCCACCATccatctctcccctccccagatcCCCGATCTAAAATCAAAAAGATTGATTTAGGATGGGTGGGTGCCTTGTCCTCTCTCATTGTTCAACATTTTAGATACATTTTCTCTGAGCTCTCTGGAAAGCATAAATGTATAATATCGGTTAAAAGTTGGATGAAATGAACTAATAAACGCAATGGGATTCCAGAAAACTCCACGGGAGATGGGTTAGAGGACGAGGAGGAGGTGCATGAATCAGCCATATTAGAGAGTCTGGGAAGGTGAGCAGAGTTGAAAACTTGATAGATCTAATAATTTACTGGCTCTGGGTTTGTCAGTCACTACACTGCAGCAAATGAGATTAGAGCAGAGttgtgggagggaaggaggtgacGCAGCAATCTGTTTGCACCAAGAAATTTTAGGCAAGTGACAGCTGCGTAATCATATTGCGGCACCGTTTTTTTCTTGCAGCAGTAGCTGCTTGCGGAGGAGGTCTGCCCACTGCGGCTCTCTGCAGTCTCTGGCTCTCTCCTGCAGGATCGGTCAGCGCAGCCGTCGCCGCCCTCCGCACCCAGCCCAGGCCGCCACTGCTTCAATCCGGTTCTCAAAGCCTCAGCACCACCTTTTATCCCCGAGGCAGCCTTGATCGTCGTTCCCTGAGTCCGGACGCCACTGCTAGGTCCGACCACCGCCGCTTCTGATATTTCGGTGAGTCTTTTCCTGCAGAGGTTTGGTCTCCCGATCTCTGTGGTAGCCACCTTAGGCGTGTACGGTCCTTTGAAAAAATGGCCGAGTCAGCGAACCACAAGGAGCTGTCAGAATCCAGTCAACAAGAGGCTGGTAATCAGATAATGGTGGAAGGGCCCGGGGAACATCCGGAGCGCGGTGAAGATGCCGCTGCTGGGCTTGGAGATGATGGGAAGTGCGGTGAAGAAGCCGCAGCTGGGCTCGGGGAAGAAGGGGAAAATGGTGAAGATACTGCGGCTGGGTCCggggaagatggggaaaaagGTGAAGATACTGATAAGGACTCAGACCCAGACCGTCCAAAAGGACTTATCGGTTATGTTTTAGATACAGACTTTGTTGAAAGTCTACCTGTGAAAGTTAAGTACCGTGTGTTAGCCCTTAAAAAGCTTCAAACTAGAGCGGCCAATTTAGAATCCAAATTCCTGAGGGAATTTCATGACATTGAAAGAAAGTTTGCTGAAATGTACCAACCCTTACTGGAAAAAAGACGTCAGATCATCAATGCAATCTATGAACCTACAGAAGAGGAATGTGAATATAAATCAGACTCTGAGGACTATGATGATGAGGAAATGTGTGATGAAGAGATGTATGGTAATGAGGAGGGTATGGTACATGAGTATGTGGATGAGGATGATGGTTATGAGGACTATTATTATGATTATGCtgttgaggaggaggaggaggaggaggatgaggatgacATTGAGGCTACTggagaagagaataaagaagaggAGGATCCTAAGGGAATTCCTGATTTTTGGCTGACTGTTTTAAAAAACGTTGATACTCTCACTCCTTTGATTAAGAAATATGATGAGCCTATTCTGAAGCTCCTGACAGATATTAAAGTTAAGCTTTCAGATCCTGGCGAGCCCCTCAGTTTCACACTAGAATTTCACTTCAAACCCaatgaatatttcaaaaatgagttGTTGACAAAGACCTATGTACTGAAGTCAAAGCTAGCATATTATGATCCCCATCCCTATAGGGGAACTGCGATTGAGTATTCCACAGGCTGTGAGATAGAttggaatgaaggaaagaatgtcACTTTGAAAACcatcaagaagaaacagaaacatcGAATCTGGGGAACGATCCGAACTGTAACTGAAGATTTTCCCAAggattcatttttcaattttttctctcCTCACGGAATCACCTCAAATGGAAGGGATGGAAATGATGATTTTTTACTTGGTCACAATTTACGTACTTACATAATTCCAAGATCAGTATTATTTTTCTCAGGTGATGCACTTGAATCTCAGCAGGAGGGGGTAGTTAGAGAAGTTAATGATGCAATTTATGACAAAATTATTTATGATAATTGGATGGCTGCAATTGAGGAAGTTAAAGCTTGTTGCAAAAACCTTGAGGCATTAGTAGAAGACATTGATCGTTAGAGCAGAGTACATATGGCCCTGAAATTAACTGCCCTAGATATAGTTACTCAAGGTATAAGAAGTCTTGTATTCTGTACTTTTCTTGTAGTGTCAGTTAAAACATACGtttcaaaaatataagaaaagttcAAAAActaattaatttgcattttagtagTAGAATGTTTTAAAGAAACGTACACTGTGGTAAATGATTTAAAACACTACTATAGTGTTGTGTAGCTTCATCCTTCTGAAGTCTTTTTGTCATGTAGCTATTCATCTGTGGCTATGAAACTATCAGAAATGCTAAGTGAGATCAatatttgtttggaaaaaaatcttGGGAAGCAACCCAagggtttttgctgttgtttttctttttctatttttgtttacttaGTTCTTTAGCTAGTGGATTTAATTTTGTTGTGCCTGCTTCATTTTGCAATAACAATGCAGTAGAATTTAAAACTCGAATGCTTAAGAGGCCTGCATATAGATAAGAATTTCAGGCAAAACTACATTTATTGTTAATAACGGCTTGTTCATACGCTCTTGTATTTTATGTATCTGTGATAAATAATGAAACTTAGTTATATTGAGGTTACTGTTTATCAGTGAAGTGTTAGTCATAGTATTTTCAAAAGTTTGCACATATTGTTCTGTGTAATTGTGTAAGCCATAATTACAGTGTATAATTCTCTTTTCCTATTAAATCATTCATTGAAAGTGATCACTTTACCattttgaaaagatatttcatgttctttcactgcaaaataaaatgaataaaagtttcAGAGTGTCTCatgtttaaaaattgatttatttcctGTTGCAAAAGTAATATGTTCATTGGGGGACATTTGGGCAATACTGaaaaaattcattaattaaaCACAAAATCCATATACCACCCACCTACCCCAAAATAagcactgttaatattttgatttattttctacaattatGTTTGCATATGTTTATACACTCATGCAGATTTACTAAGACTATACTAAAATGTGCAAAGAAAGTATATCTTTCTTAGTGTTTATAATTATGCTGTTCATA
The sequence above is a segment of the Papio anubis isolate 15944 unplaced genomic scaffold, Panubis1.0 scaffold1427, whole genome shotgun sequence genome. Coding sequences within it:
- the NAP1L2 gene encoding nucleosome assembly protein 1-like 2; its protein translation is MAESANHKELSESSQQEAGNQIMVEGPGEHPERGEDAAAGLGDDGKCGEEAAAGLGEEGENGEDTAAGSGEDGEKGEDTDKDSDPDRPKGLIGYVLDTDFVESLPVKVKYRVLALKKLQTRAANLESKFLREFHDIERKFAEMYQPLLEKRRQIINAIYEPTEEECEYKSDSEDYDDEEMCDEEMYGNEEGMVHEYVDEDDGYEDYYYDYAVEEEEEEEDEDDIEATGEENKEEEDPKGIPDFWLTVLKNVDTLTPLIKKYDEPILKLLTDIKVKLSDPGEPLSFTLEFHFKPNEYFKNELLTKTYVLKSKLAYYDPHPYRGTAIEYSTGCEIDWNEGKNVTLKTIKKKQKHRIWGTIRTVTEDFPKDSFFNFFSPHGITSNGRDGNDDFLLGHNLRTYIIPRSVLFFSGDALESQQEGVVREVNDAIYDKIIYDNWMAAIEEVKACCKNLEALVEDIDR